One stretch of Asterias rubens chromosome 8, eAstRub1.3, whole genome shotgun sequence DNA includes these proteins:
- the LOC117293729 gene encoding lengsin-like codes for MNFENKEKTLEMVEKQIEEDQIEFIRFEFGDMSGFSRCKVVPARHVRAKSTRGVNIPLVHLAMDPSCHFAQGTGYSTEIGWGDAAFLPDLSTFRTVPWCKNTALVLTEPCFQGKPVSSYPRYIARQQIDRLNEMGLSLLSAHEHEFYVIGAESKKPLHAGNLRSSLSIFAESDLLYEFSRCLQMTGVDVEAIDTEVSPGQVEITYKPAFGIRAADNAHIYRTAIKEIAQKRGYIASFMSKPWSDQSGSSAHFCHSLWDTEGKTSLMHDPSMELGISELAEHWIAGIIAHAPAISLLMAPTTNCQKRTEPNSFAPTNGTWGIDNRTCALRLKSQGENGMYLENRMGASASNPYLTLAATVAAGIDGIKRSLPLPPRVTRDAYNNEDVPPGTKALPSNLKDAVDAFQGDIVVREAFGEEFCRAFLAIKRLELEIEQESSETGKPLWEYNSYFVMT; via the coding sequence atgaatttcgagaacaaagaaaaaacactagaGATGGTGGAAAAACAAATAGAAGAAGACCAAATCGAGTTCATTCGTTTCGAATTCGGTGACATGAGTGGTTTCTCTCGCTGCAAGGTTGTGCCCGCCAGACACGTGCGAGCCAAGTCAACCCGTGGAGTAAACATCCCATTGGTGCATCTAGCGATGGACCCTAGTTGTCATTTCGCTCAAGGTACGGGATACTCGACAGAGATTGGTTGGGGAGATGCAGCATTCCTACCAGACCTGAGCACCTTCCGCACCGTGCCATGGTGCAAGAACACGGCCTTGGTACTGACCGAGCCGTGCTTTCAAGGCAAGCCAGTATCATCATACCCACGGTACATCGCCAGGCAGCAGATTGACCGTCTGAATGAGATGGGTCTCTCTCTACTTTCAGCTCATGAGCACGAGTTCTACGTTATTGGAGCCGAGTCCAAGAAACCACTTCACGCTGGAAACCTGCGATCATCTCTAAGTATTTTCGCTGAAAGTGACTTATTGTATGAGTTTTCAAGATGTTTACAGATGACTGGTGTTGACGTGGAAGCTATAGACACGGAGGTTTCTCCCGGTCAAGTTGAGATAACTTACAAACCAGCCTTTGGTATCCGAGCAGCTGACAACGCGCATATCTACCGTACAGCCATCAAGGAGATTGCTCAGAAGCGAGGCTACATCGCTTCATTCATGTCCAAACCGTGGTCAGATCAGTCCGGAAGCTCTGCCCATTTTTGTCATTCTCTCTGGGATACCGAAGGAAAGACAAGTTTAATGCATGACCCGTCTATGGAGCTTGGTATCTCCGAGCTGGCCGAGCACTGGATTGCAGGTATCATCGCACATGCCCCAGCTATAAGTCTACTCATGGCACCAACCACGAACTGCCAGAAACGAACTGAACCTAATAGTTTTGCTCCAACCAACGGCACATGGGGAATAGACAATAGGACCTGTGCTTTACGTCTTAAATCTCAAGGTGAGAATGGTATGTATCTTGAGAACCGCATGGGAGCAAGTGCCAGTAATCCTTACCTGACCCTAGCGGCCACTGTTGCTGCAGGTATAGATGGCATCAAGCGATCACTGCCCCTCCCTCCCAGGGTTACCCGTGACGCCTACAACAACGAAGACGTACCTCCCGGTACCAAGGCCCTTCCTTCTAATCTCAAAGACGCTGTTGATGCTTTCCAAGGAGACATCGTAGTTAGGGAGGCATTCGGTGAGGAATTTTGTCGAGCCTTCCTTGCCATTAAGCGGCTTGAACTTGAAATAGAACAGGAATCATCAGAAACCGGGAAACCATTGTGGGAATATAACAGCTACTTTGTTATGACGTAG